Genomic segment of Aulosira sp. FACHB-615:
ATCTTTTCATGGTTCGGTTCCCTTCGAGCGAGCTTCGCTTTGCAGCGCCCCCTCTCTCAGGCACTTATCCAATATAACTAACCTTCCCCTCACTGTCAACCTCTTCTCTAAAAAAATTTTTCTCTTTCCTTGGAACTCTCTACTCATAGGCTTTCTAGTCCACAATAGTGAATGCACTGTACAGAGAAAGGAAGGGTAGAGCGTGAATTTTCAGTCAGTAATAGCCACACTACATCAATTTTGGAGCGATCGCGGTTGCTTGATCGCCCAGCCTTATGACATTGAGAAGGGTGCTGGTACTAAGAATCCCCATACATTTTTAAGGGCGTTGGGGCCAGAACCTTGGGCTGTGGCTTATATTGAACCATGTCGCCGCCCCACAGATGGTCGTTACGGCGAAAACCCTAACCGTTTCCAACATTATTATCAGTACCAAGTTTTAATTAAGCCTTCACCAGATAACATTCAAGAGATTTATCTTGATTCTTTGAGGGCTTTGGGTATTCGCCCTGAAGATCATGATGTTCGGTTTGTGGAAGACAATTGGGAAGATGCAACGGTAGGTGCTTGGGGAACTGGCTGGGAAGTCTGGTTAGATGGAATGGAAATTACTCAATTTACCTACTTCCAACAGTGCGGCGGTATAGACTGTAAGCCTGTATCAATTGAAATTACTTATGGATTAGAGCGGTTAGCGATGTATCTCCAGCAAGTGGAAGCAATTGTCAAGCTTCAATGGACAGATGACATTACTTATGGGGATGTTTTCTTGCAAAATGAGATTGAGCAGAGTACTTACAACTTTGAAGCATCAAATCCTGAGATGCTGCTCACACTGTTTAATTTGTATGAGCAGGAAGCTAATCAGTTAACAGAACGTGGGTTAGTCTTACCAAGCTTGGATTATGTGATGAAGTGTTCGCATACTTTCAATTTGCTGGATGCGAGAGGAGTAATTTCGGTAACGGAAAGAACTCGCTATATTGCGAGGATTCGTCATTTGGCGCGAAAAGTCGCACAACTATATGTAGAACAGCGAGAAAATCTGGGTTATCCTTTGTTGAAGAAAACCGCAGTGTGAGTTATTCCAACTGCAAAACTATATATAGGAATCCGGTTTGATTTCTGAATTTATTTGTGTAGGTAGGGAATAGGAAATGGGGAGTCGGGAGTAGGAAAGAAGCCTGATCTGAGTGTACTGATTTTTTCAGAAATCAAATATGAGTCCTATATATTTAGTTTTTGGCAAATCTTAGTCACCTCAATTCAAGTAACTGAGTTGGGTGGCTATGCCAACTAATGTTATTCATTTCCTAAATAAGCCTCGATGACTGCTGGATTATTTCTGACTACAGCCGGTTCACCCAAAGCAATTAATTGACCAAAATCTAATACAGCAATCCGATCGCACAAACCCATGACTAATGGTACGTGGTGTTCAATCAGAATGATCGTTAAGTTGAAGCGATCGCGGATATTGCGGATAAATTCGCTCAGTTGCTGTTTTTCACTGGGGTTCATCCCGGCTGCTGGTTCGTCTAAAAGCAAGATTTGTGGTTCTAAGGCTAAAGCACGGGCAATTTCTAAACGACGTTGAGCACCGTAAGCGAAATTTTTAGCTTTTTCTGCTGTGCGATCGCTCAACCCAACTAATTCTAATAATTCTAAAGCTTTTTGCTTACTTTGATTTTCTTCAGTAGGAGCGGGTGGTAGTCCCAAAACTCCTGTAATCATATTACTTTTAGTATGTAAATGTCGGGCAATGATAACATTTTCTAAGGCTGATAATTCGCCAAATAAGCGAATATTCTGAAAGGTTCTCGCAATACCTAAAGCTGCAATTTGATGGGGTCGCAGTTGAGCAATTTCTTGACCTTGATAAATCAATCCACCCTCAGAAGGTGGAATCATGGCTGTAATTAAATTAAATAAAGTTGTTTTTCCTGCACCATTAGGGCCAATTAAGCCAAAAATTTCATGTTGATTAACTTTAAAAGAGACATTATTTACCGCGATTAAACCACCAAAGCGGCGCGTGAGTGAGTTTACTTCTAATATAACTTTACTGTTATCTGAGGAATTAATTTCAGACATATTTATATTTAAATTATTTTTTTACTTTACCCATTTTAAAAATATCGGGTGTGACTAAACCTTGAGGAAAGAAAATAGTACCTATGACTATAAGTAAACCAAAAATAATTAATCTGCCATCTCGGAGAAATTGAGCTAACCAACCTAACCAACTAGGAAAAAGACCTGAGTCGGCAATACCACGTAAAACTTCTGGTAGGGCTGTGAATACCATACCACCTACAACAGAACCTAAAAAAGTTCTTGAACCACCAATTAAGACAAAAGTTAAATAAATAATACTGGCATCAAATGTACCTTGTCTTGCATTCCAGGTGTTGAGAAAATGGGCGCTAATTGCACCTACAATACCAGCTAGAATTGCCCCTAAAGTAAAGGCTAAGACTTTATAATAAGTCGGGTTAATTCCCATTGCACCGGCAGCTAATTCATCTTCGCGGATGGCTGTAAATGCTCTACCAACTCTGACTCTTTCTAACCGATAAAACAAGATCATACTAATTAAGAGTAACGGTAAAGCAATCCAGAGGTATTCGATTTGTGTTTGGAAGGGTTGGGGTATACCAAAAATCCCGACAGCACCGCCTGTAATTTCTAAATTTAACGATAGAACTCGCAGAACTTCAACAAAAGCAATGGTGGCGATCGCTAGATAAATTCCCCGTAACCTTAATGCTGGAATACCTACTAATAAACCCAGTATCCCGGACACCAAGCCAGCGATTAACATTTCCAATAAAAGTAAATGTAGGGGAAATAAATTACTACTGGATGTAAATACTTTTGTGGATAAAATCGCTGCAATATATCCACCTAAAGCATAAAATCCTGGACTGGCTAAAGATAATTGTCCAGTCATTAAAGGTAGGTACAAAGAAAGTCCTAATAATGCTCCTAGCACCATTGAGACAATTAGTGAACCATAAGTTGAAAAAAATTCAGCCATAAATTGTCAGAATGCAGAATTTATTAGACTTTCTGAACGAACCGCCGACCAAGTAAACCTTGAGGTCTAACTAATAGCATGATAAACAATATTCCAAATGCTACAGCATCTTTGTAACCAGAGTATTCGGCGGGGACAAAAGCTTCTACTAAGCCGATGAGTAATCCTCCTAAAACTGCACCAGGAATACTACCCAAACCACCCAAGACGATCACGGCTAAACCCCGCAAACCAAAGGCGATCCCAAAGTATGGCCCTGCAATACTCACGCTGGATGCTACCAATGTTCCGGCTAATCCTGCTAAGAAACTGCTGATGAAAAATGTCAAAACAATAAAGCGATCGCTGTTAATTCCTAGTAAACTAGCTGTAGTTGCATCTTCGGCGATCGCTTGCATAGCCTTACCATATTTAGTTCGATTAATAAAATAGGTAAGAATTGCCACAATTACCATTGACACCACAAAAATTAATATCTGCACAGTGCGAATGGGAATTGGTTTTTCGACAGTGCCGAAGTTAATTGCAGGTGGTAAATTACCAAAAGTATTAGCGGGATATGTATAACTTTCTGCACCTACTAAATACTGAATTAAGTTAACAATTACTACTGCAACACCTAAACTAGAAACAACAGTTAATAAAGGGTCAGATCCTTGGCGGCGTAAAGGTAAAAAAGCAACACGTTCCATTGCAACTCCTACCAATCCGGCTAGGCTACTGCCAATAATTAATGATATGGCAAATGGTAATTGCAAAGGTAGGGTCAGATTCGCCAGCAAGCCGTTAAACCCAAAAGTTCCACCCATGAGTGCGTAGGTGAAATACGCGCCAAGGGTAAAAATTGCACCATGAGCTAAATTAATGATGCCTAAAATCGAATAAACCAGGGTATATCCTAAAGCAAAAATTGCGTAGACACTGCCGATAGATAACCCATTTAACAATTGCTGAAAAAACAGACTAATATCCATTTAGCTACTATTTCAAAAATGTAAACTTACCTTTACTACCATCTGCTTCCATTTTGATTTGAGCTACGTAAAAATCTTTTTGTACTATTTCTCCTATGGGTGTAAAAGCAATTTCTCCGAGGGGTGTATTGTATTTACCAGTCAGTAGCTGTTTGTTCAATTCAGTCCGCAATGCTGGTAATTCTAACTTATTAACTTTACTTTTTTGATCTAAAGATTTTAGGGCTTCTACATATACCTGAACTGCGGCAAATGCTTGGGCGCTAAATTGTGGTGGTTCTTTTTTAAATTGGTCTAGATATGCTTGACGAAATTTAGTATTAATTTCGCCAGGATGTTCTGGACTGTATGCTTGAGCAATTAATACACCATCACAAAGTGCCTTACAAACTGGAAATATATTAGATGTATTCAGACCATTACCACCAACAATTAAGCCTTTATAACCTAATTCTCGCAGTTGTCTAACTAAGTTACCACCATCAGCAGCTAACCCAGAAATAATTACTAAATCTGGTTTGAGGTTAATTGCATTGGTGGCTTGACTTTGGAAATCTGTATCGCTAGTTTGGAATTTTTGGACTGTAACTAGTTCTAAATTCTGTTCTTTAACTGTTTGCTGAAAAATTTCGGTTTCTGATTTGCTAAATGCGTCATTTTGCGCGAAGAAAACAGCAACTTTTTTAATGTTAGGATTTATCTTGAGTGCAGCTTTAATTGAATTTGGTGCTACTACAGAAACTGGTGCTGAAACCCGCGCAATATAATCACCAATTTCTGGAATACCCTTAGCTGTATTTGAGGGTGCAAGTACAGGAATTTTAGCCCGTTCGGCAATGGGATTAGCACTAAAGGCTTGTTGTGATAAAGTCGGGCCGACAATCCCCACAACTTTATCTTTATTAATTAATGCTTGAAATGCGTTAATTGTGCCAGCTTCATCACCAGCAGTATCTTGAAAGACTAATTTAATGGGTGTGCCATTAATTCCACCTTGATCGTTAAAATATTTTTCGGCAATTTTCGCGCCAGCAACTTGTTCTTGTCCAAGTAAAGCAACATTACTGGTTTGGGCTACAGCAATCCCTATAGGAATAACTGTTGATGTTTGTGGAGTTGCATTATTATTTGCCGGATTTGTGCTAACGGTAGAGCTACTACAGGCAGTGAAAAATAAAGCGAAAATGGGTAGTAATGCTGTGGTACGAATAAAGGCAGTGTTCATTAGTCAATAGTTATACAGTTATGAGAAATGTCAAAAACTTAGTTATTAAATCATTTTTATTTGACCATGCAAATGTAACTAGTCAAAGTGTTGATCAATACATTTTTTTAAGAATGCAGATATAAAAAGCAGATGAATTTGCTAACTGTTGGGGTCAACGAGAAAGTTATAGTTCATAATATCTTACTCTGTGTTGCGCTTACACACTCAAACTTTGCATAAAGCGGCGGTCAATCCAATCTTTCCAGCACCATAGTAAAGGGTGGGGTGATAAGGTGAATGCGCCTTTGGTAGCGATCGCTCTTTTGTCGCCTGTACCAATTAAACTTAAGTATTGTTGCTGTGGGATGTAAGCTTTGGGCGGTTTGCCTAAAATCATTCGTTGCAAGTTTTCAAATAACGGCTTACCTTGACGCACTGCAAATACACCAGCTTTGGGACGTGGATGATTTACCATTGTGGCAATATCACCAGCAGCAAATACCTGCGGATGGGTTTGAGATTGCAAGGTGTCGTTAACTAAAATAAAGCCTTGTGAATCAGTTCCGAGTCCGGTAGTTTTTAACCAGTCTGCTGCTGCTGCTTGTGTTACCCAAAAAACTTTGTCACACTCTACCACTAGCCCCGATTCAGATTTGACTGCTAATAATTCTTGATTTATCTGTGTAATCTGAGAAACAGACTCGCCTAGATGCAGCTTAATACCTCGACGAGTTAAAACTTGTTTTACTTGACGCTGCACTGAGTGATGATTATGCGGCAAAATTTTCTGATGGCGATGAAATAAATGAACTTCCAGATTTTGAACTGGTTGCTGGTTCGCAATCAAGATTTGCTGTAAATGTGCTTGCATTGCGAGTGCTAATTCTACGCCACCCACACCACCACCGACAATTGCTATTTTGAGTTGCTGCTGAGGATTTTCGTGAACATTTTGCAGTAGTTTATACCAACAGTCTAGGAGTTTGGCTACTGGTTTAGCTGCAATAGCGTATTCGGCTGCACCTGGTACAGAGATTGTCGCGGGAGTGCTGCCAATATCAATAGACAGTACATCAAAATTTATCGGCGGACGATTAGCACAAATTACTTGACGATTTTCTAAATCTAAACCAATGGCTCGGTCTACATATAAATGTGTATGGGCAAAGTCAGCTAATCTTGACAAATTAATGTGGCACTCATCGTAACTATATAATCCAGCAATGTGTCCGGGTAACATTCCTGAATAAGGTGTGTCTAATGCTGGGGTAATTAAAGTTAAACGTACTCCTGGTAGTGGTTTCATCCCAAACATTTTGAGGGCGATCGCATGACTATGACCACCACCAACTAGTACTAAATCAGGCATAGAATTCTTTCGATGAACACTGTATGATTTTTGAATATTTTCTACAATATCCTTTCCGACACGGTAGCGATGACTATCCGCCATGCGACTGAAGCTGATTTACCTGCGATCGTAGCTATTTATAATGCGGCAATTCCTAGCCGTCTCGCTACTGCTGATTTAGAACCTGTATCTGTGGAAAGTCGTCGCACTTGGTTTCATGGGCGATCGCCTCATTTTCGCCCTTTGTGGGTAATTGAACAAGAAGGCAAAATTGCTGGCTGGCTAAGTTTCCAATCATTTTACGGTCGCCCAGCTTATCAAGCTACTGCCGAAATTAGTATTTATATCGCCCCAACTTTTCATCATTGCGGTTTGGGACGACGACTGTTAAGCCTTGCAATTTCCGAAAGCCCCAATTTAGGTTTAAAAACGCTCTTAGGCTTTATCTTCGCCCATAATCACCCCAGCCTCAAGCTGTTTGAAACATTAGGTTTTCAACGTTGGGGATATTTACCGCAAGTAGCAGAACTAGATGGGGTCGAACGGGACTTAATTATTATGGGTTTGCGAATTGGGGAAAAGAAGTCTGAAGTGTGAAAAGTAGGTGAAAAAGTTGTTTATATTTGTACTTTTTTATACACAAACTAGTTTTATCCCAGGAAATGAGTAATAATTACTATAGGACTCATATTTGATTTCTGAAAAAAATCAGTACAGCCAGATCAGCCGTCTTCCCTACTCCCTACTCCCTGCTTACACAACTAGATTCAGGAATCAAACCGTATTCCTATATATTGGTTTATGTATAGAAAACCATAGACATAAATCAATAGTTATCATCTATTAATTCAATCCATAGATATATAAGAATTAATTAGAGTAATTATCGCTGATTTATCTAATCAACTAATTCCCTTTTGCCTCAGATAACGGTAAGCTTAATCTAACAAAATTAAGCAAATATAAACTTGCGTTTTTGAATAGTGCATAGTGGCGGGATCAAAGCAATTTGGTGCCAAAACACTAATTTCTGTTTAAATCTAGGGGTATTTTCATGGCTCAGTTTCTACTAGAGACTGTTTGGCTAGTTCCTTTATATGCCTTAATTGGTGGGCTTTTAGCCGTACCTTGGTCGCCGGGGATCATCCGCAAAACTGGGCCAAGGCCAGCAGGTTATGTAAATTTAGTAATGACATTTTTGGCGTTTGTCCATAGTGCGATCGCCTTACAAGCAACTTGGAATCATCCACCCCAAGAAGTATTTATTCATTGGCTATCAACAGCAGGTTTAGATTTGACCATTGCTGTTGAACTTTCGTCAATTAGTGTAGGCGCGTTAGTAGTAATCAGTGGTTTAAATTTGTTAGCACAGATTTACGCTATTGGTTACATGGAAATGGATTGGGGTTGGGGACGCTTCTATTCTTTATTAGGACTATTTGAAGCGGGATTGTGCGCCCTTGCCTTATGTAATAACTTGTTCTTTAGTTATGTAATCCTAGAAGTCCTCACATTGGGAACCTACCTTTTAGTAGGTTTATGGTTTAGTCAACCCTTGGTGGTAACAGGTGCGAGAGACGCTTTCTTAACCAAACGGGTAGGAGACTTGTTTCTGCTGATTGGGGTTTTAGGTTTATGGCCTCTGGCGGGAACTTGGGATTACAACGAACTGGCTGTATGGGCGAAAACTGCGGAAGTTGACCCGACAGTAATTAGTTTAGTGGGTTTAGCCTTAATTGCTGGGCCGATGGGTAAATGCGCCCAATTCCCCCTGCACTTGTGGTTAGATGAAGCGATGGAAGGCCCTGTTCCCAGTACAATTTTGCGGAACTCGGTAGTTGTAGCCAGTGGTGCATGGGTACTGATTAAACTGCAACCAGTGTTAACTTTATCACCGCTAGTTTCTACTGTGATGGTAGCGATTGGGGCAGTAACAGCTATTGGTGCTTCGTTAATTGCGATCGCGCAAATTGACGTGAAACGCTGCCAATCTTATTCTGTGAGTGCTTACATGGGCTTAGTGTTCATTGCTGTAGGCACACAGCAAGATGATGCTGCACTGTTACTAGTACTTACCCATGCCTTATCTGCTGCCTTGTTAGTAATGAGTACTGGCGGCGTGATTTGGAATAGCATCAGCCAGGATGTCACCCAACTAGGTGGTTTATGGTCACGTCGTCCCATCTCTGGTTTAGCGTTTATTATCGGCACATTAGGATTAATCGGTTTCCCACCCCTTGGTAGTTTCTGGGCATTGATGAAACTAGCCGATGGGTTATGGGAAACTCAACCTTGGCTAGTTGGGATAGTTATAGCAGTTAACGCATTGACAGCCGTTAGTTTAGCTAGAGAATTTGGCTTGATTTTTGGTGGTAAACCTAAGCAAATGAGTGAGCGATCGCCTGAAGTTCACTGGCCGATGGTATTGCCAATGGTGATTTTATTCGGATTTGTCCTCCATTTACCTTTAGTGTTGCAAAGCTTATCACTCTTACCCGACTGGGCAAACCTCAATAAAGATGTCGCACTCCTACTAATTTGGTCGAGTATTTTTGGTTGTAGCGTCGGTGGCGTAATTTATCTTGGCAACATTCCCAAACCAGTCCGCCTACCTTGGAAAGGTTTGCAAGACTTGTTAGCTTACGACTTTTACACCCCCAAACTATACCGCCTAACCATCATTTTCAGCGTTGCCCAATTGGCAAAATTTGCTGATATGGTTGACCGCTTCGTAGTAGATGGCATTGTTAACTTTGTTGGGTTGTTCTCCCTCCTCGGTGGCGAAGGCTTGAAATATAGCACCTCTGGACAAACCCAAACTTACGCCTTCACAGTCCTTTTAGGCGTTGGTCTTTTAGGCGCTTGGGTGACATGGCCATACTGGGGCGTACAGTTTCTAGAGTTAATGTTTTAACTGGTTAATCATCTGCGTTCATCGGCGGTTAAAAACTCCCATGCTAAGTGTTTTAATTTGGGCACCAATTATCGCTTCCGTAATTATTGGGTTTTGGCCTAACAATGCCATCCAACCAAATCGCTTGCGCTTGGTATCCCTCACCTTATCCGGTTTAATTCTGCTGTGGAATTTGTTCATCCTGTTTAAATTTGATTTAACTACTCCAGGAATGCAGTTTCAAGAATATCTACCTTGGAACGAAACCCTTGGTTTAAGTTATCAATTAGGGGTGGATGGGCTATCAATATTAATGTTGATTTTGAATAGCCTCCTGACTTGGATTGCTATTTACAGCAGCAGCAAAGATACAGAAAGACCCCGCCTATTTTACTCAATGATTTTGTTAGTAAGTGGCGGCGTTGCTGGTGCTTTTTTGGCAGAAAACTTACTGTTGTTTTTCCTGTTCTACGAATTAGAATTAATTCCCTTTTATTTATTAATTTCAATTTGGGGCGGCGAAAAACGGGCTTACGCTGGCATTAAATTTTTAATTTACACTGCGGTTTCCGGCGCATTAATTTTAGCCACCTTCTTAGGTATGGTGTGGCTGACAGGTTCCACAAGCTTTGCCTTTGATGCTGTCTCCACTCAAACCCTCTCTGCTGGACTGCAACTGCTGTTACTAGCAGGAATCATCATTGGTTTTGGCATCAAAATTCCTCTCGTTCCCTTCCACACTTGGCTACCTGATGCTTATGTGGAAGCTTCCGCACCCATCGCCATTTTGTTAGGTGGTGTATTGGCAAAGTTGGGAACATACGGTTTATTGCGGTTTGGCATGGGGATGTTCCCCAACGCTTGGAGTACTGTTGCCCCAACCTTGGCAATTTGGGGGGCAATTAGCGCGATATATGGGGCAGTAGTAGCGATCGCCCAAAAAGATATCAAGCGGATGGTAGCATACAGTTCTATCGGTCACATGGGCTATGTATTGCTTGCCAGTGCTGCTAGTACTTCCCTCGCCCTAGTTGGTGCAGTTTCCCAAATGTTTAGCCACGGTATCATCCTTGCCATTCTCTTCCATTTGGTAGGAGTCGTGGAGGCTAAAGCCGGCACACGCGAGTTAGACAAACTCAACGGTTTAATGAGTCCAATTCGTGGCATACCTTTAATTAGTGCCTTACTTGTATTAAGTGGCATGGCTAGTGCTGGTATTCCCGGTTTAACAGGATTTATCGCTGAATTTATCGTCTTTCAGGGCAGTTTCTCTGTTTTCCCCATTCCGACAATATTATGCGTTGTCGCCAGTGGTTTAACGGCGGTATATTTCGT
This window contains:
- the glyQ gene encoding glycine--tRNA ligase subunit alpha, which encodes MNFQSVIATLHQFWSDRGCLIAQPYDIEKGAGTKNPHTFLRALGPEPWAVAYIEPCRRPTDGRYGENPNRFQHYYQYQVLIKPSPDNIQEIYLDSLRALGIRPEDHDVRFVEDNWEDATVGAWGTGWEVWLDGMEITQFTYFQQCGGIDCKPVSIEITYGLERLAMYLQQVEAIVKLQWTDDITYGDVFLQNEIEQSTYNFEASNPEMLLTLFNLYEQEANQLTERGLVLPSLDYVMKCSHTFNLLDARGVISVTERTRYIARIRHLARKVAQLYVEQRENLGYPLLKKTAV
- a CDS encoding ABC transporter ATP-binding protein, whose protein sequence is MSEINSSDNSKVILEVNSLTRRFGGLIAVNNVSFKVNQHEIFGLIGPNGAGKTTLFNLITAMIPPSEGGLIYQGQEIAQLRPHQIAALGIARTFQNIRLFGELSALENVIIARHLHTKSNMITGVLGLPPAPTEENQSKQKALELLELVGLSDRTAEKAKNFAYGAQRRLEIARALALEPQILLLDEPAAGMNPSEKQQLSEFIRNIRDRFNLTIILIEHHVPLVMGLCDRIAVLDFGQLIALGEPAVVRNNPAVIEAYLGNE
- a CDS encoding branched-chain amino acid ABC transporter permease, with translation MAEFFSTYGSLIVSMVLGALLGLSLYLPLMTGQLSLASPGFYALGGYIAAILSTKVFTSSSNLFPLHLLLLEMLIAGLVSGILGLLVGIPALRLRGIYLAIATIAFVEVLRVLSLNLEITGGAVGIFGIPQPFQTQIEYLWIALPLLLISMILFYRLERVRVGRAFTAIREDELAAGAMGINPTYYKVLAFTLGAILAGIVGAISAHFLNTWNARQGTFDASIIYLTFVLIGGSRTFLGSVVGGMVFTALPEVLRGIADSGLFPSWLGWLAQFLRDGRLIIFGLLIVIGTIFFPQGLVTPDIFKMGKVKK
- a CDS encoding branched-chain amino acid ABC transporter permease; this encodes MDISLFFQQLLNGLSIGSVYAIFALGYTLVYSILGIINLAHGAIFTLGAYFTYALMGGTFGFNGLLANLTLPLQLPFAISLIIGSSLAGLVGVAMERVAFLPLRRQGSDPLLTVVSSLGVAVVIVNLIQYLVGAESYTYPANTFGNLPPAINFGTVEKPIPIRTVQILIFVVSMVIVAILTYFINRTKYGKAMQAIAEDATTASLLGINSDRFIVLTFFISSFLAGLAGTLVASSVSIAGPYFGIAFGLRGLAVIVLGGLGSIPGAVLGGLLIGLVEAFVPAEYSGYKDAVAFGILFIMLLVRPQGLLGRRFVQKV
- a CDS encoding ABC transporter substrate-binding protein, coding for MNTAFIRTTALLPIFALFFTACSSSTVSTNPANNNATPQTSTVIPIGIAVAQTSNVALLGQEQVAGAKIAEKYFNDQGGINGTPIKLVFQDTAGDEAGTINAFQALINKDKVVGIVGPTLSQQAFSANPIAERAKIPVLAPSNTAKGIPEIGDYIARVSAPVSVVAPNSIKAALKINPNIKKVAVFFAQNDAFSKSETEIFQQTVKEQNLELVTVQKFQTSDTDFQSQATNAINLKPDLVIISGLAADGGNLVRQLRELGYKGLIVGGNGLNTSNIFPVCKALCDGVLIAQAYSPEHPGEINTKFRQAYLDQFKKEPPQFSAQAFAAVQVYVEALKSLDQKSKVNKLELPALRTELNKQLLTGKYNTPLGEIAFTPIGEIVQKDFYVAQIKMEADGSKGKFTFLK
- a CDS encoding FAD-dependent oxidoreductase; the protein is MPDLVLVGGGHSHAIALKMFGMKPLPGVRLTLITPALDTPYSGMLPGHIAGLYSYDECHINLSRLADFAHTHLYVDRAIGLDLENRQVICANRPPINFDVLSIDIGSTPATISVPGAAEYAIAAKPVAKLLDCWYKLLQNVHENPQQQLKIAIVGGGVGGVELALAMQAHLQQILIANQQPVQNLEVHLFHRHQKILPHNHHSVQRQVKQVLTRRGIKLHLGESVSQITQINQELLAVKSESGLVVECDKVFWVTQAAAADWLKTTGLGTDSQGFILVNDTLQSQTHPQVFAAGDIATMVNHPRPKAGVFAVRQGKPLFENLQRMILGKPPKAYIPQQQYLSLIGTGDKRAIATKGAFTLSPHPLLWCWKDWIDRRFMQSLSV
- a CDS encoding GNAT family N-acetyltransferase, yielding MTIRHATEADLPAIVAIYNAAIPSRLATADLEPVSVESRRTWFHGRSPHFRPLWVIEQEGKIAGWLSFQSFYGRPAYQATAEISIYIAPTFHHCGLGRRLLSLAISESPNLGLKTLLGFIFAHNHPSLKLFETLGFQRWGYLPQVAELDGVERDLIIMGLRIGEKKSEV
- a CDS encoding NAD(P)H-quinone oxidoreductase subunit F — translated: MAQFLLETVWLVPLYALIGGLLAVPWSPGIIRKTGPRPAGYVNLVMTFLAFVHSAIALQATWNHPPQEVFIHWLSTAGLDLTIAVELSSISVGALVVISGLNLLAQIYAIGYMEMDWGWGRFYSLLGLFEAGLCALALCNNLFFSYVILEVLTLGTYLLVGLWFSQPLVVTGARDAFLTKRVGDLFLLIGVLGLWPLAGTWDYNELAVWAKTAEVDPTVISLVGLALIAGPMGKCAQFPLHLWLDEAMEGPVPSTILRNSVVVASGAWVLIKLQPVLTLSPLVSTVMVAIGAVTAIGASLIAIAQIDVKRCQSYSVSAYMGLVFIAVGTQQDDAALLLVLTHALSAALLVMSTGGVIWNSISQDVTQLGGLWSRRPISGLAFIIGTLGLIGFPPLGSFWALMKLADGLWETQPWLVGIVIAVNALTAVSLAREFGLIFGGKPKQMSERSPEVHWPMVLPMVILFGFVLHLPLVLQSLSLLPDWANLNKDVALLLIWSSIFGCSVGGVIYLGNIPKPVRLPWKGLQDLLAYDFYTPKLYRLTIIFSVAQLAKFADMVDRFVVDGIVNFVGLFSLLGGEGLKYSTSGQTQTYAFTVLLGVGLLGAWVTWPYWGVQFLELMF
- a CDS encoding NADH-quinone oxidoreductase subunit M, with the translated sequence MLSVLIWAPIIASVIIGFWPNNAIQPNRLRLVSLTLSGLILLWNLFILFKFDLTTPGMQFQEYLPWNETLGLSYQLGVDGLSILMLILNSLLTWIAIYSSSKDTERPRLFYSMILLVSGGVAGAFLAENLLLFFLFYELELIPFYLLISIWGGEKRAYAGIKFLIYTAVSGALILATFLGMVWLTGSTSFAFDAVSTQTLSAGLQLLLLAGIIIGFGIKIPLVPFHTWLPDAYVEASAPIAILLGGVLAKLGTYGLLRFGMGMFPNAWSTVAPTLAIWGAISAIYGAVVAIAQKDIKRMVAYSSIGHMGYVLLASAASTSLALVGAVSQMFSHGIILAILFHLVGVVEAKAGTRELDKLNGLMSPIRGIPLISALLVLSGMASAGIPGLTGFIAEFIVFQGSFSVFPIPTILCVVASGLTAVYFVILLNRTCFGRLDNDLAYYPKVLWSEKVPALILAVLIIFLGVQPTWLVRWSETTTTAMVAAITPAEKTVISQVALK